TTGAGTTGGGAGGTAAGAGAGGGGATAGTTAAACATTCCTCAGTTTTTGATATCGCGGTTAAAATCAAGGAGTTTTTCCCCAAAAGGATGCCTTCGTTAGAAACTCAGTTGGTCGACGCTGCTGATGAAATAGCCTATGATAATCATGATTTAGACGATGGTTTGACTTCAGGTTTGATAAAAGAAAGCGACCTAGAGGATTTGCAGATATGGAAAGAAATAAATCGCCAAATCAACGCCAAATATGCTAAAATTAACCCCAATTGCCATAAATACCTGATTATTCGAGGCTTGATTGATTTGCAGGTTACTGATTTAATCCGGAATACTCAATCGGAGATCTTGCGGCTGAAAATTAAGAAATATACCGATCCTTATAAGGTTGATTTTAAGATAGTAGATTTTAGCAAGAAGATTAAGGAATTAAGGAAGCCTTTGCGGCAGTTCCTGATGCAGAAGCTCTATAAGCATTATCGGGTTATGCGTATGAGTATTAAAGCAAAACGTTTCATCAGGGAATTATTTTGTGAATACCTTTTGCGTCCTGAGCAGTTGCCTTCTGATGTGCAGCTTAGGATTCCTAAGGAAGGAGTAAGACGGGTAGTTTGTGATTATATTGCCGGAATGACTGATCGGTATGCCTTAGATGAATACAAAAAACTATTCAACCCCTACGAAAAAGTATAGGTTTTTAATTTCGGCGGTGCATAGTATTTACCGCCTGCTCAACTCCACTTATGGTGTTAATGAGTTGATTTGCCGCATGGGCCGGCTGTTTTGTCAATTTTTTAATGCTCAGTATTGCCAGATCATTCTATTAGATTCTAGTAAAAAATATTCTAGTGTTGGGTGTGTAATTAGTGATAATAAGAAATGTGTAGTTTCTAATAAGAAAAAGATAAATGGCAAAATCGAAGAAAAAATTCTCAGGCATGCATCTGTAATTAGAAAAGGAAATCTTTTAGGTATTCCGCTTATCTGTGAAGACATGATGGGCCTTATTATTATAAAACGCACTAAAACCAATCAGCCGTTTGATATCTTTGACCAGGAGATGCTTATGACTATGGCAGAGCAGGCGGTTGTTGGAATAAAAAACTTACAACTTTACGAGGAGCAGCAGCGGATAGTCTTAGGTAGCATAAAATCTTTAGTTACGCTTTTGGATACCCGGGTTTCCAGGGAATATACGCATTCACCGCATTTTAGCAAGCTGGTCTGCGCTTTAGGCTGCGAAGTCCATCTCAATGATAAACAACTTGAGAGCCTTAAATATGCAAGCCTTTTGCATGATGCCGGTAAAGCTGGCATACCAGCTGAAATCTTAACTAAGACCACCAAGCTTACCGATGAAGAATAT
The genomic region above belongs to Candidatus Omnitrophota bacterium and contains:
- a CDS encoding HD domain-containing protein, with product MNTKNYSTPTKKYRFLISAVHSIYRLLNSTYGVNELICRMGRLFCQFFNAQYCQIILLDSSKKYSSVGCVISDNKKCVVSNKKKINGKIEEKILRHASVIRKGNLLGIPLICEDMMGLIIIKRTKTNQPFDIFDQEMLMTMAEQAVVGIKNLQLYEEQQRIVLGSIKSLVTLLDTRVSREYTHSPHFSKLVCALGCEVHLNDKQLESLKYASLLHDAGKAGIPAEILTKTTKLTDEEYDIIKKHPVKGAQILRPLQVLRPAIPIIMYHHEKYNGTGYPSHLKGCQIPLGARIMSVADAFEAMVYGRPYRQRMNITSAIREIKKKSGIQFDPKIVEAFLKVIKKFNKRIYLKQDNPKL
- a CDS encoding deoxyguanosinetriphosphate triphosphohydrolase; this translates as MPSTSKIEEYESKFLAPYASKSCNSRGRAHKEEEHSYRSCYQRDRDRIIHSAAFRRLEYKTQVFVNHEGDYYRTRLTHSIEVSQIARTIACALSLNMDLTEAIALAHDLGHTPFGHSGEEVLNELMIKFGGFNHNLQGLRVVDYLEERYPDFPGLNLSWEVREGIVKHSSVFDIAVKIKEFFPKRMPSLETQLVDAADEIAYDNHDLDDGLTSGLIKESDLEDLQIWKEINRQINAKYAKINPNCHKYLIIRGLIDLQVTDLIRNTQSEILRLKIKKYTDPYKVDFKIVDFSKKIKELRKPLRQFLMQKLYKHYRVMRMSIKAKRFIRELFCEYLLRPEQLPSDVQLRIPKEGVRRVVCDYIAGMTDRYALDEYKKLFNPYEKV